In a genomic window of Brettanomyces nanus chromosome 1, complete sequence:
- a CDS encoding uncharacterized protein (EggNog:ENOG41): MGHQSKIPVWLEWWFFGCQVLGAFFAGWYNDKFGRKSSLAISCIITIIGNTVAITAPVGHPINLVMAKCVIGIGIGILVSTCPVYLSELMSPTLRGIGSMGINFSICFGQWIGSLIYFGCSKNYTGIDDSTGYKIAFGIQYLLVGGYLLLFWFMPESPSYLIHRGKLEEAKAAIKKLYHNKNNTEYDIDSHYEILIKEVEEEKMNAESEKEVSYAELFKATNLKRVVLSIFALTGQLWVGVSFVLTYISYFFELAGVSSSIEKTVGMFTLCVGGNLVSYFVIERVDRRVLYIGGVALCTIMNLLIACVSYGSSQAAAYTTVVFVFLWAFIYEATVGPLTYALITELPQGRMRAKSVAITSNVNSLCSFGLGYLIPYLFNPDEVNMGARIMFVWTGTGVVLFVVMLFFLPETRGRTANEIEQLFVNKVGALKFKRAKFDEDDKLIMSSVGKEVSQA, translated from the coding sequence ATGGGTCATCAGAGCAAAATACCAGTCTGGTTGGAATGGTGGTTCTTTGGCTGTCAGGTTTTGGGTGCCTTCTTTGCAGGTTGGTACAATGataagtttggaagaaaaagttctttggcTATTTCTTGCATTATAACTATTATTGGTAACACTGTTGCTATAACCGCTCCGGTCGGTCACCCTATCAATTTGGTCATGGCAAAATGTGTTATCGGAATTGGTATCGGTATTCTtgtttcaacttgtccaGTTTACTTGTCCGAATTGATGTCGCCAACCTTGAGAGGTATTGGTTCCATGggaatcaacttctccatttgcttTGGTCAGTGGATTGGATCGCTAATTTATTTCGGCTGTTCGAAGAATTATACGGGCATTGACGATTCAACAGGCTACAAAATTGCCTTTGGAATTCAATATTTGTTAGTTGGAGGATATCTCCTTTTGTTCTGGTTTATGCCGGAATCCccatcatatttgattcACCGCGGtaagttggaagaggcaaAAGCCGCCATTAAGAAGCTCTATCACAACAAGAATAATACTGAATACGACATTGACTCACATTACGAGATTCTCAttaaggaagttgaagaagaaaaaatgaatgctgaaagtgagaaagaagtttcGTATGCCGAACTCTTCAAGGCTACAAACCTAAAGAGGGTTGTACTATCTATCTTTGCTCTTACGGGACAGCTTTGGGTTGGTGTCAGTTTCGTTTTAACCTACATTtcatatttctttgaacttgCTGGAGTTTCAAGCAGCATTGAGAAGACGGTTGGTATGTTCACTCTTTGCGTCGGTGGTAACCTTGTTTCTTACTTtgtcattgaaagagttgatagAAGAGTCCTCTACATTGGTGGTGTTGCCCTTTGTACGATCATGAATTTACTCATTGCATGCGTGTCATATGGAAGCTCGCAAGCTGCTGCCTATACCACCGTTGTGTTTGTCTTTCTATGGGCTTTTATCTACGAAGCCACTGTTGGTCCATTGACATATGCTTTGATCACGGAGCTTCCACAGGGAAGAATGCGTGCCAAATCGGTGGCAATTACTTCTAATGTCAACAGTCTCTGTAGTTTTGGTCTTGGTTATCTCATCCCATATTTGTTCAATCCCGATGAAGTTAACATGGGGGCTAGGATCATGTTTGTTTGGACAGGTACCGGTGTGGTTTTGTTCGTTGtgatgctcttcttcttaccagaAACTAGAGGAAGAACTGCTAACGAGATTGAGCAGTTGTTCGTGAACAAAGTGGGTGctttgaaattcaagagggctaagtttgatgaagatgataaattaATTATGTCATCAGTGGGGAAAGAGGTCAGTCAGGCATAG